In a genomic window of Lysobacterales bacterium:
- a CDS encoding DedA family protein, translating into MAVFQPLYQKTLGWSRHRHAPAWLTFLSFIEAIFFPVPPEVMLAPMTLAHPKSWFRYASASLLGSTAGAFIGYALGMFAIALVEPHLVSWGLDGAFNEARDSLQKHGFWIMLVGGFTPVPFKLFTIAAGTVSMPLLPFVAAVLIGRGKRVYLVAGAIRLGGERAERALHRYIEPVGWAALALLAIGMIALFVWKG; encoded by the coding sequence ATGGCCGTGTTCCAGCCGCTGTACCAGAAGACGCTGGGCTGGTCGCGACATCGCCACGCGCCGGCGTGGTTGACCTTTCTGAGTTTCATCGAGGCGATTTTCTTCCCGGTGCCGCCGGAGGTGATGCTGGCGCCGATGACGCTGGCGCACCCGAAATCCTGGTTCCGCTACGCATCGGCGAGCCTGCTCGGTTCCACCGCCGGCGCCTTCATCGGCTATGCGCTCGGCATGTTCGCGATCGCGCTGGTCGAGCCGCACCTGGTCAGCTGGGGTCTGGACGGCGCCTTCAACGAGGCCCGCGATTCGCTGCAGAAGCATGGCTTCTGGATCATGCTGGTCGGCGGTTTCACGCCGGTGCCATTCAAACTGTTCACGATCGCCGCGGGCACGGTGTCGATGCCGCTGCTGCCCTTCGTCGCCGCGGTGCTGATCGGCCGCGGCAAGCGCGTGTATCTGGTCGCGGGTGCCATCCGCCTGGGCGGCGAGCGTGCCGAGCGCGCGTTGCATCGCTACATCGAGCCGGTGGGCTGGGCCGCGCTGGCATTGCTGGCGATCGGCATGATCGCGCTGTTCGTGTGGAAGGGCTGA
- a CDS encoding peptidoglycan DD-metalloendopeptidase family protein, whose product MRLRVLACMTVWLAACASFEPRISVESHKPAGNMSAPESAPTDGAVATSVAGGYVVARGDTLYGIAFRNKLDFRDLAAWNNIAAPYTIYPGQPLRLTPPTRTTRVVVPDPPVAATAVAAAPVDAALPVAAAVVDTSDVQTFAVSDDPAPGAVAAAQPLITQAAPAATPATSSPAAAIGLAPTAPAPAEVAAVPVAAATADVGVAVAPTPAAVDSAPRAVVDPKAPTREREGLRWRWPVNGALIGRFVEGDPTQQGIDLGGGLGNPVLAAAAGEVVYSGNGLLGYGELVIVQHTPGFLSAYGHNQKRLVLEGAKVQAGQPIAEMGRRGGIDMLHFEIRRNGKPVDPLGYLPQR is encoded by the coding sequence ATGCGCCTGCGCGTACTGGCCTGCATGACCGTGTGGCTCGCCGCATGCGCGAGCTTCGAACCGCGCATCTCGGTCGAGTCGCACAAGCCGGCAGGCAATATGTCGGCACCGGAGTCTGCACCCACCGATGGTGCGGTCGCGACTTCCGTCGCTGGCGGCTACGTGGTGGCACGCGGCGACACGCTGTATGGCATCGCCTTTCGCAACAAGCTCGATTTCCGCGATCTCGCGGCGTGGAACAACATCGCTGCACCGTACACGATCTACCCGGGACAGCCGCTGCGCCTGACGCCGCCGACGCGCACCACTCGGGTCGTGGTGCCGGATCCGCCTGTAGCCGCCACCGCTGTCGCGGCGGCGCCGGTCGACGCTGCGCTGCCGGTGGCGGCGGCGGTCGTCGACACTAGTGATGTGCAGACCTTCGCCGTCAGCGACGACCCTGCGCCCGGCGCGGTGGCCGCTGCACAGCCGCTGATCACACAGGCGGCGCCAGCGGCCACGCCCGCGACGAGCTCGCCGGCCGCAGCGATCGGCCTGGCGCCGACCGCGCCTGCGCCGGCCGAGGTTGCGGCGGTTCCGGTCGCAGCTGCGACCGCTGATGTCGGCGTGGCGGTTGCTCCGACACCGGCCGCAGTCGACAGTGCGCCGCGCGCGGTGGTGGACCCGAAAGCGCCGACGCGCGAGCGTGAGGGCCTGCGCTGGCGCTGGCCGGTGAATGGCGCGCTGATCGGACGTTTCGTCGAAGGCGATCCGACCCAGCAGGGCATCGACCTCGGTGGCGGACTGGGGAACCCGGTGCTCGCGGCCGCCGCCGGTGAAGTGGTCTACTCCGGCAACGGCCTGCTCGGCTACGGCGAGTTGGTGATCGTGCAGCACACGCCAGGTTTCCTGAGCGCCTATGGCCACAACCAGAAGCGGCTGGTGCTCGAGGGCGCCAAGGTCCAGGCCGGCCAGCCGATTGCCGAGATGGGTCGACGCGGCGGCATCGACATGCTGCATTTCGAGATCCGCCGCAACGGCAAGCCGGTTGACCCGCTAGGCTATCTGCCGCAGCGCTGA